A portion of the Faecalibacterium sp. I3-3-89 genome contains these proteins:
- a CDS encoding carbohydrate kinase family protein, giving the protein MDIVTIGEVLIDLTQTGKDARGIPQFAANPGGAPANLAVAASKLGAQTAFIGKVGADAFGRYLKEVLAENKVDVSGMAVDADHPTTMAVVSVDATGERDFSFYRSANADVMLCKEDISDEALKAAKIVHFGSVSLTADPSRTATLDAAARAKKLGATITYDPNYRANLWKNKEEAIAQMKAPLPLVDILKVSDEELPLLTGTTDCESGTAQLAQNGIRLIFVTLGANGVFYRFGDKTGHVAGVPCKVGDTNGAGDTFFGAALSKLCKEELDTLTVDKLESILAFANKAASITTSRHGAIPAMPTLAEVEG; this is encoded by the coding sequence ATGGACATTGTAACGATTGGTGAAGTTTTGATCGACCTGACCCAGACCGGCAAGGATGCGCGCGGCATTCCTCAGTTTGCCGCAAACCCCGGCGGTGCCCCGGCAAATCTGGCTGTGGCTGCTTCTAAACTGGGCGCACAGACTGCCTTTATTGGCAAGGTGGGTGCAGATGCCTTTGGCCGCTACCTGAAAGAGGTTCTGGCGGAAAACAAGGTGGATGTTTCCGGCATGGCGGTGGATGCAGACCACCCCACCACCATGGCGGTGGTCTCGGTGGATGCCACCGGCGAGCGGGATTTCAGCTTCTACCGCAGTGCCAACGCTGACGTGATGCTGTGCAAAGAGGATATTTCGGACGAGGCTCTGAAAGCTGCCAAAATCGTCCACTTCGGTTCTGTCAGCCTGACCGCTGACCCCTCCCGCACTGCCACGCTGGACGCTGCTGCCCGTGCTAAAAAGCTGGGTGCTACCATCACCTACGACCCCAACTACCGCGCCAACCTCTGGAAGAACAAAGAGGAGGCCATTGCCCAGATGAAAGCACCCCTGCCGCTGGTGGATATTCTGAAAGTGTCCGATGAAGAGCTGCCCCTGCTCACCGGCACCACCGACTGCGAAAGCGGCACAGCACAACTGGCACAGAACGGCATCCGGCTGATTTTTGTCACCTTGGGTGCAAACGGCGTATTCTACCGCTTTGGAGACAAGACCGGCCATGTGGCTGGCGTTCCCTGCAAGGTGGGCGACACCAACGGCGCAGGCGATACCTTCTTTGGAGCTGCTCTGTCCAAGCTCTGCAAGGAGGAGCTGGACACCCTGACGGTGGACAAGCTGGAAAGCATTCTGGCCTTTGCCAACAAGGCCGCCAGCATCACCACCAGCCGGCATGGTGCCATCCCCGCTATGCCCACCCTTGCAGAAGTGGAGGGCTGA
- a CDS encoding YesL family protein yields MRDLCNTDKPLFSVLTKLTYSAYLNILWLVCSLPIVTIGASTTALFYVTLKMAEDRDDGLTRMFFKAFRENFKPATKLWLILLAVGSFLAADGFVLRRMWSENIFWTLLTAVLIGAAVLYGIVLLYTFPLLARFENTTFGILKTAFLVGVRYLFCTLLMAAIYGIMGYVIVFVFTPAFLLGMGFCAMICSFLMLRILYLIGGDPDAVHEEYDHDKN; encoded by the coding sequence ATGCGTGACCTGTGCAATACGGACAAGCCGCTGTTTTCTGTGCTGACGAAATTGACTTACAGTGCTTACCTGAACATCTTATGGCTCGTGTGCAGCCTGCCCATCGTTACCATAGGGGCTTCTACGACCGCACTGTTCTACGTCACGCTCAAAATGGCGGAAGATCGGGACGATGGTCTGACCCGGATGTTTTTTAAGGCGTTCCGGGAAAATTTTAAGCCTGCCACAAAACTCTGGCTTATCCTGCTGGCAGTCGGCAGTTTTCTGGCTGCGGATGGCTTTGTGCTGCGCCGAATGTGGAGCGAAAACATTTTCTGGACGCTGCTCACTGCAGTGCTTATTGGTGCGGCAGTTCTGTACGGCATCGTTCTGCTGTATACCTTTCCCCTGCTGGCACGCTTTGAAAACACCACCTTCGGCATTCTGAAAACAGCGTTTCTCGTGGGTGTCCGGTATTTGTTTTGTACCCTGCTGATGGCGGCGATCTATGGCATTATGGGGTACGTCATCGTGTTTGTGTTCACGCCTGCATTCCTGCTGGGCATGGGCTTCTGCGCCATGATCTGCTCCTTTCTGATGCTTCGGATCCTCTATCTGATCGGTGGAGACCCTGACGCAGTACACGAGGAATACGACCATGACAAAAACTGA
- a CDS encoding LacI family DNA-binding transcriptional regulator, producing MATKVTIQDIADELQLSRNTVSKAINNTGVLADATREKILRKAAEMGYKQFAYLPLFQENAAKAAEPFILPSDKREIAMLTTQFLSSSHFSSMMLDRFQAEIDHLHSGMTIHRISPIELKEKKLPSSLNIQRTAGIICFEVFDYDYAQMLCDLDVPLLFVDTPVMDMRPPLKADRLYMENRIEIQHAVAHMVQRGKKRISFAGDKNHCQSFFERYMAYKDAMEHFGLTEGLSTCAMPSGQQNYPASLYETIRRFKTMPDAFVCANDFVAMDLVKALNELGYSVPDDIWVCGFDDSQEASYFVPRLTSIHIHEQIMGYTAANLLMTRIEEPSLNYRTVYTETNLILRESTGD from the coding sequence ATGGCAACCAAAGTCACCATTCAGGATATTGCCGACGAACTGCAGCTTTCCCGCAACACAGTTTCAAAGGCCATCAACAACACCGGTGTGCTGGCAGATGCCACACGGGAGAAGATCCTGCGCAAAGCCGCCGAAATGGGCTATAAGCAGTTTGCCTATCTGCCGCTGTTTCAGGAAAACGCTGCAAAAGCAGCAGAGCCTTTCATTCTGCCGAGTGACAAACGGGAGATCGCCATGCTGACGACCCAGTTTCTGAGCAGCTCTCACTTTTCCTCCATGATGCTGGATCGTTTCCAGGCGGAAATCGACCATCTTCACAGCGGCATGACCATCCATCGCATTTCTCCCATAGAGCTGAAAGAGAAAAAACTTCCATCCTCTCTCAACATCCAGCGCACAGCCGGCATCATCTGCTTTGAAGTATTCGACTATGACTACGCACAGATGCTGTGCGATCTGGATGTTCCGCTGCTGTTTGTAGACACCCCTGTGATGGATATGCGTCCTCCTCTTAAAGCTGACCGCCTTTATATGGAAAACCGCATTGAGATCCAGCATGCAGTGGCCCACATGGTCCAGCGCGGCAAAAAACGCATCAGCTTTGCGGGGGATAAAAACCACTGTCAGTCCTTCTTTGAGCGTTATATGGCTTATAAGGATGCAATGGAGCACTTTGGTCTGACAGAAGGCCTGAGCACCTGTGCGATGCCATCTGGACAGCAGAACTATCCGGCATCCCTGTACGAAACCATACGTCGGTTCAAAACGATGCCGGATGCCTTTGTCTGCGCCAATGACTTTGTTGCCATGGATCTGGTCAAGGCATTGAATGAGCTGGGGTATTCGGTTCCCGATGATATCTGGGTCTGCGGCTTCGATGACAGTCAGGAGGCTTCCTACTTTGTCCCCCGTCTGACTTCGATCCATATCCATGAACAGATCATGGGCTACACCGCTGCCAATCTGCTTATGACCCGCATCGAAGAGCCATCGCTGAACTATCGCACCGTCTATACGGAAACCAACCTGATCCTGCGCGAATCCACAGGAGATTGA
- a CDS encoding ABC transporter permease produces the protein MKAKTASPETAVLTAERKLHNTWVYIKRHWQLYLLFLLPAVVLTLVFKYAPMGGVLIAFQKYNPFRGIWGSEWVGFKNFTRFMSSPDFQRYLINTLKLSVYGLLWGFPIPILLAFLLNRIESKKIKQKVQLVLYMPNFISVIVLCGIVRVLLSVTGPVNGLLHTSINFMTLPEAFRPIYIISGIWQGAGWASIMYTASLSNASKDLKEAAMIDGANLIQQIMTVEWPAIKDMVVIQFILQAGNIMSIGFEKAYALQTDLNLNTAEIIATYVYKKGLLDGDYSFSTAVGLFNTVVNVILLIAVNKVVAKMNDGKGL, from the coding sequence ATGAAAGCAAAGACAGCCTCGCCGGAAACGGCTGTGTTGACGGCAGAACGCAAGCTGCACAACACATGGGTCTACATCAAACGGCATTGGCAGCTTTACCTGTTGTTCCTGCTGCCTGCCGTGGTGCTGACGCTGGTGTTCAAGTACGCTCCCATGGGCGGTGTGCTGATCGCATTCCAGAAGTACAATCCCTTCAGGGGCATCTGGGGCAGCGAGTGGGTAGGCTTCAAAAACTTTACCCGCTTCATGTCCTCGCCGGACTTCCAGCGCTATCTGATCAACACCCTGAAGCTGAGCGTCTACGGTCTGCTGTGGGGCTTCCCGATCCCTATCCTGCTGGCATTCCTGCTCAACCGTATCGAGAGCAAGAAGATCAAGCAGAAGGTGCAGCTGGTGCTGTATATGCCCAACTTCATCTCGGTCATCGTGCTGTGCGGTATCGTCCGGGTGCTGCTGAGTGTCACTGGTCCGGTGAACGGCCTGCTTCACACCAGCATCAACTTCATGACGCTGCCGGAAGCGTTCCGCCCCATCTACATCATCAGCGGCATCTGGCAGGGTGCCGGCTGGGCATCCATCATGTACACCGCATCCCTTTCTAACGCCAGCAAAGATCTGAAGGAAGCTGCGATGATCGACGGCGCAAACCTGATCCAGCAGATTATGACGGTGGAGTGGCCCGCCATTAAGGATATGGTCGTTATTCAGTTTATCCTGCAGGCAGGCAACATCATGAGCATCGGCTTTGAAAAAGCCTATGCCCTGCAAACTGACCTGAACCTGAACACGGCCGAGATCATTGCAACGTATGTTTATAAAAAGGGCCTGTTGGACGGCGATTACAGCTTTTCCACGGCAGTCGGTCTGTTCAACACCGTTGTCAATGTCATCCTGCTGATCGCAGTGAACAAGGTCGTTGCCAAAATGAACGATGGCAAGGGCTTGTAA
- a CDS encoding carbohydrate ABC transporter permease, which yields MARACKEGFTMAKQKKSKMALYTRQDKIILYCGYALLGVFLLAIIIPMIYIVIASFMDPVTLQNKGISFDFSKWSLDAYQRVVSDKQIWVGFKNAVLYSIIFTIISVAVTMLAAYPMSLPDFKGKNIFNTLFVITMFFSGGLIPTYLLINNLGLLDSMWAVILPGAFSVWNMIIARTYYQGIPRELREAADVDGASEMLYFFKILLPVCMPVVAVLALWQFVAMWNSYFDAMIYLNSASKQPLQLVLRSILIQSQPESGMIADIQSTAERAKMAELLKYATIIISSLPLLVMYPFFQKYFDAGIMAGSIKG from the coding sequence ATGGCAAGGGCTTGTAAGGAGGGGTTTACCATGGCAAAACAGAAAAAATCAAAAATGGCCCTCTACACCAGACAAGATAAGATCATCCTGTACTGCGGCTACGCACTTCTGGGCGTGTTCCTGCTGGCGATCATCATTCCGATGATCTACATCGTCATCGCGTCCTTTATGGATCCGGTCACTCTGCAAAACAAGGGCATCTCCTTTGATTTCAGCAAGTGGAGTCTGGATGCTTACCAGCGTGTCGTTTCGGACAAGCAGATCTGGGTCGGCTTCAAGAACGCAGTACTTTACTCGATCATCTTCACCATCATCTCGGTAGCTGTGACGATGCTTGCCGCTTATCCCATGTCGCTGCCGGACTTCAAGGGCAAAAATATCTTCAACACCTTGTTTGTGATCACGATGTTTTTCAGCGGCGGTCTGATCCCCACCTACCTGCTCATCAACAATCTGGGTCTGCTGGATTCCATGTGGGCGGTCATTCTGCCGGGAGCATTCAGCGTGTGGAACATGATCATTGCCCGTACCTATTATCAAGGCATCCCGCGTGAGCTGCGTGAAGCTGCGGATGTGGATGGAGCCAGCGAGATGCTTTACTTCTTCAAGATCCTGCTGCCCGTCTGTATGCCGGTGGTGGCAGTTCTGGCTCTGTGGCAGTTCGTGGCAATGTGGAACAGCTACTTTGACGCCATGATCTACCTGAACAGCGCATCGAAGCAGCCGTTGCAGCTGGTGCTGCGTTCCATCCTGATCCAGAGCCAGCCGGAATCCGGTATGATCGCAGATATCCAAAGTACTGCCGAACGTGCGAAGATGGCAGAGCTGCTCAAATATGCAACCATTATTATTTCCAGTCTGCCGCTGCTGGTGATGTATCCCTTCTTCCAGAAGTATTTTGATGCCGGCATCATGGCTGGTTCCATTAAAGGCTGA
- a CDS encoding extracellular solute-binding protein, whose amino-acid sequence MKKLISRRNFLKVCALAGSAAALSACGGGKSNGGNNSAAAAVDVTGAVTFPLSEKVTFTGMTSFPVGSEPEPNNRTIFKRLEEQTNVHIDWTAIQSDQWSDKITLNMSNPNTLTDFVFTADFTDSNLLRYADQGVILNLEDYIDNNMPNLQKVFEQYPEYRTMCTDSEGHIWALPWIEQLGAEKTAIQTIGNMSFINTKWLNFLGLSMPTTVDEFEQVLMAFRDNAASIKAEYGIDGDIIPMSCIVNNGDQDPSILINGFGEGYGDADKDRHIAVTNDRKVICAATQQGYRDGLDWLHKLYAEKLIDPECFTQEWSTYVSKGKAGRYGVCFSWDVANIDNLTDWEPLPALTADTRNITPQNGSFTSGFARGRCVVTAKATNPALVCAWLDQMYAPLQSPQNNWGTYGDAEGFNIFELSTNDKGEPMLKHAPLGDASPVEVREAQCVSGPLAVLDDYYGVYVTCPDDAQYRLDWIKEIYTPDMNNDYVYPNVFMSNEDTEQVSNLQADLQTYMNTQKADWIMNGTTDAEWNEYLSKLEAYGLSDYLGIMQKYLDAYYA is encoded by the coding sequence ATGAAAAAGCTGATCTCTCGCCGCAACTTCCTCAAGGTCTGCGCTCTGGCGGGCTCTGCCGCTGCTCTGTCTGCCTGTGGCGGCGGCAAATCCAACGGCGGCAACAATTCTGCTGCCGCAGCTGTGGACGTAACCGGTGCCGTTACATTTCCGCTGTCCGAAAAGGTCACCTTTACCGGTATGACCAGCTTCCCTGTGGGCAGCGAACCCGAGCCGAACAACCGCACCATCTTCAAGCGTCTGGAAGAGCAGACCAATGTGCACATCGACTGGACCGCCATCCAGTCCGACCAGTGGAGCGATAAGATCACCCTGAATATGTCCAACCCCAACACCCTGACGGATTTTGTTTTTACTGCTGATTTTACCGACAGCAATCTGCTGCGCTACGCAGATCAGGGTGTCATCCTCAATCTGGAAGACTATATTGACAACAATATGCCGAATCTCCAGAAGGTCTTTGAGCAGTACCCGGAGTACCGCACCATGTGCACCGACAGCGAGGGCCACATCTGGGCACTGCCCTGGATCGAGCAGCTCGGCGCAGAAAAGACCGCCATCCAGACCATTGGCAACATGAGCTTCATCAATACCAAGTGGCTGAACTTCCTCGGTCTGTCGATGCCCACCACAGTGGACGAGTTTGAACAGGTGCTGATGGCATTCCGTGATAACGCCGCTTCTATCAAGGCAGAGTATGGCATTGACGGCGACATCATCCCCATGTCCTGCATCGTCAACAACGGCGATCAGGATCCCAGCATCCTCATCAATGGCTTTGGCGAAGGCTACGGCGATGCAGACAAAGACCGCCATATCGCCGTTACCAACGACCGGAAAGTCATCTGTGCCGCCACCCAGCAGGGCTACCGTGATGGTCTGGACTGGCTGCACAAGCTGTATGCCGAGAAGCTCATTGACCCGGAGTGCTTCACGCAGGAGTGGTCCACCTATGTTTCCAAGGGCAAGGCTGGCCGCTATGGTGTCTGCTTCAGCTGGGATGTTGCCAACATTGACAACCTGACCGACTGGGAGCCGCTGCCTGCCCTGACCGCCGATACCCGCAATATCACCCCGCAGAACGGCTCTTTCACCAGCGGCTTTGCCCGCGGCAGATGCGTTGTCACCGCAAAGGCAACTAACCCCGCATTGGTTTGCGCATGGCTGGATCAGATGTACGCTCCCCTCCAGTCTCCGCAGAACAACTGGGGTACTTACGGCGATGCGGAAGGCTTTAATATTTTTGAACTGTCCACCAACGATAAGGGCGAGCCCATGCTGAAGCACGCTCCTCTGGGCGATGCTTCTCCCGTGGAAGTCCGTGAAGCGCAGTGTGTCAGTGGGCCTCTGGCGGTTCTGGATGATTACTATGGTGTATACGTTACCTGCCCGGACGATGCACAGTACCGTCTGGACTGGATCAAGGAGATCTACACCCCGGATATGAACAACGATTATGTCTATCCCAATGTCTTTATGAGCAACGAGGACACCGAGCAGGTCTCTAACCTGCAGGCAGATCTGCAGACCTACATGAATACGCAGAAGGCGGACTGGATCATGAACGGCACTACGGATGCAGAGTGGAACGAATATCTGAGCAAGCTGGAAGCCTACGGCCTGTCCGACTATCTGGGCATTATGCAGAAATATCTGGATGCTTACTACGCATAA